DNA sequence from the Tenacibaculum mesophilum genome:
TGCAAATGAAGCACAAGGGGCAATTGGTGAAATACAAGACGAAACCTTTGAGCCTACAGCTATGGATGTAAGTGCTAAAGAGTTTTTAACTAAAGCTATTAATGATTATAATGCCGCATTTAAAATGAATTATAGTATTGATAGTAAAGGCTTTCAAGATTATTACCGTGACCTTGCCAAACGTGTAAAAAATAAAGAGGTTGATTTATTAATTGTAGTGGGGATGTTCTTAACAGGTTTTGATGCACCTACTTTAAATACCTTGTTTGTAGATAAAAATTTACGTTATCACGGATTAATGCAAGCCTTTTCACGCACCAACCGTATTTACGATGCTACTAAAACCTTTGGTAATATTGTTACGTTTAGAGATTTAGAACAAGCAACAATAGATGCCATTACACTTTTTGGAGATAGCAGTACTAAAAATGTAGTATTAGAAAAAAGCTATAAAGAATATTTAGAAGGTTTTACGGATATAGCAACAGGTAACGCACGAAGAGGTTATATTGAAGTGGTAGCAGAATTAAAAGAAAAATTCCCAAATCCTAATGAAATAGAAACAGAAAAGGATAAAAAAGAATTTTCAAAACTCTTTGGTGAATATTTACGCGTAGAAAATATATTGCAAAATTATGATGAGTTTAATCATCTTAAAGAACTGCAAAGTATTGACTATTCAGATGAAGAGGCTATAGAAGCATTTAAAGAAGAAAACTTCTTAACAGATGAAGATATTGTAAGTATGCAAGCTATTGAAGTACCTGCAGAAAGAACAATACAAGATTACCGCTCTACCTATAATGACATTCGTGATTGGCTAAGAAGAGAGAAACAAGGAAATGAAGCAGAAGAGTCAGATATTGATTGGGATGATGTGGTTTTTGAAGTAGATCTATTAAAATCTCAAGAAATAAACTTAGACTATATTTTAGAATTAATTTTTGATAGTAATAAGAAAACCAAGAATAAGGCAGATTTAGTAGAAGAAATAAGACGTGTAATTCGTGCAAGTATAGGTAATAGAGCTAAAGAGGGTTTAATTGTAGATTTTATTAATGAAACCGATTTAGATGAAATAAAAGAAAAAGCAAATATCATAGATGCGTTTTTTGCCTATGCACAAGGAAAACAGAAAGCAGAAGCATCAGAATTAATTACAGATGAAAATTTAAATGAGGAAGCTGCAAAACGTTATATTTTAACCTCTTTAAAACGAAAATATGCGAGTGATAACGGTACAGAGTTAAATTCAATTTTACCAAAAATGAGTCCTTTAAATCCTCAATATTTAACTAAAAAACAAAATGTTTTTCAAAAAATTTCTGCCTTTGTAGAGAAGTTTAAAGATGTTGGAGATCGATTATGATCTCTTTAAGTAACTTGAATTTAATATGGAAAAGGATTATAATAAATATGGTTCAGCAGCAAAACAAGCTGCAGAAATAGGAGAAAACCCTGTTGACTCTTGGGAACAAGCTGTATCTACATATTTTACATCTGAAAGTTCAAAACAAAAAGGTTGTCCTAGAAATGCTTTTTTAGGGTTGTGTGAAGTTGGTTTAATAAAGGGGATAAAAGACGGTGTGTATCTTAAAAGTAAAAGAGAAAATCTTAACAAAAAATATGCAATAACAGCTGTTGAAATACTTAATGAAATCCCAAGTTTTACCCAAAAAGAACTATGGGATAAAGTAAGAGAAAAATTAGCTTTAGGTGAAAAAAAACATAATTCTCAAATGGATGTAGTATTAGCACTTTGGCAAAATAATTTAATCAAAAAAAATACCTTTTAAAAGTTTCAGAGATATAATGTTTGATAATTTATTTAAATTATATAGGAATAATACGGGTAAAAAAACACCTCTTGAAGACTTTACCACAGAAAGTTTAGCTAATATTTTTATACTTTACCCTAACATTGCTAATGATTTTTGTATTAACTTTTTAAAGCTTCCTAAGGATAATTATAAGGTTTCAACACAATATTACCAACATATCTCTACAAAAGCCTCTAATTGTATTATTGATTTAGTTTTTTTAAGTAAAAATCATGTTTGTTTTGTAGAGAATAAAGTAGAATCTCTAGAAGGAAAAAATCAGTTAAAAAGATATACAATTGCATTACAAGAAAACCATTTAAAAAAAAAGAAATACTTAAGATATTGTACAAAATATGCTGACCCCAAAACAATTAATCAGGATTATGTTGATTTTTCACAATACAGATGGTACGAACTAGCCCATTTTTTAAGCAGGTATGAAGAAAACCTACTTATAAAAACTTATTTAGATTTTTTATACAATAACAATATGAGCCAAGATAACACCATAAAAAGTGAGCAACTTTTAACTATAGAACATTTAAGAAAAACTATAGAAATAATTGAATTTCATATAGATAATAGTAAGTCAAATTTTTCAAAGTTTTTTGGCGCTGCTAGTAATATTAATAAAAATACAAATTGGAATCAGATTAAATCTCAAAATAGGATATGTTTTTATCAAGAGAATGTATTAGTTTCAAAAACAAATCAATATTCAGAAGTTTTATATGCCATAGAATTTGATGAGTTAAAAATGGTTACACAAATTTATGTTGACAAAAAACATGAGCAATACCCAAATATCGTAAATGAAATTGTAGAAGGTGTTTTTATAAAAAGTTTTTTTGAATATGGAGTAGCTTTAAGACTTGAAGAAAATTTAGCTAATTATTTAAATAATACTGATGGAGATAAATTAATACAAGAATGGTATTATAATAGTTTTAATAAGTTGAAACAATGGATTAAAAATACTTCTAATTTACAATGGCATGATTATATAAAAAATTAAATTAATAATGGTTTCTAACTATAGATATACATTATTCTTAAAACAAGAAAGCAATCTTTCCTATATTCATTATAAGGAAAAGAAAGGAAAAAAAGTAAACTTTAAAAAGCCTATTACTCAAAAAGGAGTTCCTAAAATATACGTAATCAAAACAGAAAATGAAATTATATACGTAGGTTATGCAAATCAATCATTAGGTCTAAGACTGGGGCAAGGTATGCGTCCAAAAGGTGTAAAAGGGTACCATGGCTACAAATGGAAAGATAAATATGACATGGTTGAACTTTTAGTATTTACCTTTGAAAATATGGGCCTTAATTTTGATAACAAAAAAAATCAAAAGCTTTTTTTTCAGGCAGTAGAAGCGGAATTAGTCTATAAAATACGTTTTGAAACAGGAAATTGGCCTATGCATCAAAACGAAATTCATTTCAATAACCATGTTGATAAAAATAAAGTTTTACAAATTGTAGATAGTATTTACAAAACCCTAACAAATAGATGACAAATCGCCCACAAACCATACAAATATTTTTACCAGATGGCTCACCAACCAGTATTCGTGAAGCAGAAATTACCAGTAGACTAGTAAAAGCTATTTTATTCCCTAGAAATAAAATACAAGAAGTAAGTCAACGAGAAATGGTTCGTTATACAGGAGTATATTTTTTATTTGGTCCTTCAGAAGATGGTACAAAACCTATTGTTTATATTGGTGAAGGAGAAGATTGTTTTACCCGAATACAATCGCATAACCGTGAGAAAGACTTTTGGACGCATTGTGTTATTGTTGTTTCGAAAACAAATGACTATAATAAAGCTGATAGTAAATTCTTAGAACATTACTGTATAAAAAAAGCAGAAGAAGTAGGAAGGTATAAACTATACAATGGTACTGGCTCTAATAAACTATCTATTTCAGAAAGTAGAGAACATGACTTATTAGATAATTTTGAGACTGCTAAAATTTTACTTGCAACTTTAGGCTATCCTATTTTTGAAGAAAAACGAAAAGCTACAACCCAGAAAGAATTATTCTACTGTAAAGGTAAAGATGCTTCTGCTATTGGAGAACTAACCGATGATGGTTTTCTTGTTTACAAAGGCTCTAAAAGTAACTTAAAAGAAACCAAATCTATTGGTTCTTGGGTATCTAGAATTAGAAAACAACTCATAGAAGACTCTATTTTAAAAGAAGAAAACGGATTATATATTTTTCAATCAGATTATGTTTTTAATTCTCCTAGTGCCGCTGCTGCAATCGTTTTAGCTAGAGCCGCTAATGGTTGGACAGAATGGAAAGACAAAACTGGTAAAACCTTAGATGAATTAAAAAGAAAATAATCTTGTACACTTTTTAAAATGAAAAACTTTTTAGTGTACAGTCTCTGTACACTTTTTTATTTGGTTCTTTTTTTGGTGTACAAAAACGAGAAGATATTTTTAACATTAAGTTCAGTAGAGCTAAATCTCATGTATGGGAGTTACTTGTAATCTTAAGATTTCTCAGTCGCATACTCCTTCGAAATGACCGCTATCGAGAAAAAGATTGCTTCGTCCTTCCTCCTCGCAATGACGATAAAAAAACCGTCCTCAGGAAGCAAGCCGAAAATTACACCGCAAGAAACGTTATAAATGAAAAGCTGTTTGAGCGATAGCGAGTTCTTTTCATTTAGTTTCGAGGATGATAATTTTCGAGTGAAGGTTTCGAAAGACTAGATTTTTTGGTTCTTTTTCATCAATGGAAAAAGAATAATGCTACTATAAACAAAACGGTCATTTCGAACCGAGCAGTAGCGAAGTGTGATTAAACCCCATGAATAGGAGTTACTCACAAACACATACTTTCATTTTGTCTTGATACAAAACGAAACAAAAATAGGTCGGTTTTTACTCATAAGTCTTCTTTACTTTGCAGTGACAATAATAAAACGTCATTACGAACGAAACGCAGTAGAGTGATGCAATCTCAAAAACAAAATAACTGTCATTTCGAGTGAAATTCATGAAACACAGTGAAGTGAATTTTGTATCGAGAAGTATTTGGTAGTAACAAGGTTCTCGATACTATTTTGTTTCACTTGGTTACACAAAATCACTCGAACTGACAATTAAAACGTTATTACGAACAAACACTGAGCACAATTAAAGCGGAAAGTGACGTAATCTCATGAATCAGAGTAACTCATAACATTAAGACCTCTCACATCCATTCGAGGTGACGGTACCCGAGAAAAAGATTGCTTCGTCCTTCACTCCTCACAATGACGGTTATAAAATGTCCTTAGAAAACAAGCTAAAAATTAACAACAAACTGTCACTTCGAGTGAAATTCTTGAAACATAGTGAAGGGAATTTTGTATTGAGAAGTATTTGGTAGTAACAAGGTTCTCGATACTATTTTGTTTCACTTGGTTACACAAAATCACTCGAACTGACATTTAAAACGTTATTACGAACAAACACTGAGCACAATTAAAGCGGAAAGTGACGTAATCTCATGAATCAGGGCTACTCATAATATTAAGATTTCTCGCTATCGCTCGAAATGACGAGAAACGAGAAAAAGATTGCTTCGTCATACCTCCTCGCAATGACGATAATAAAACGTCCTCAGGAAGCAAGCCAAAAATTACATCTAACTGTCACTTCGAGTGAAATTCATAAAACATAATAAAAAGGAATTTTGTATCGAGAAGTATTTGGTAGTAACAAGGTTCTCGATACTATTTTGTTCCACTACGTTGCACAAAATCACTCGAACTGACATTTAAAACGTTATTACGAACAAACACTGAGCACAATTAAAGCGGAAAGTGACCTAATCTCATAAATTAAGGGTTACTCATAACTTTAAGACCTCTTAACTTACTTCGTAAGCTATCTTCGAGTTGACTAAAACCAAGAAAAAGATTTCTCAGTCGTAACCTCCTTCGAAATGACCGTTATCAAGAAACTCCCCTCCTTTTGTTATTGCTTGTAAAAAACTCTTACGTCTTCTGCTTGTAATTTTAATAAGTCGTCTTTCACTCTAACTCTTATTAAATGCATTCCTTTTGAAAGGTTTTCAGATATTTTAAGCCTCCATAGGTGTTTACTTTTTGTAGTTGGTTTGGGCATTTTAGATAGTTTTTGTCCTTTATACCTTTCTAATTCTTGAAGTAAATAAAATCTTTTTAACTCTGGTGCTACTCCTTGATAATACTCCATAGATTGCCATGTTGTACCATCAAAAGAAAGCTCAACTTTTGTAGATTCTCCTCCTGCAAACACATTCGCATATACATAAGGTTCATTTAAAATGTTCATTTCTGTATCCCATTCTTTGTTCTCTGGAACCCAAATATGCATTTGCTTTTCTATAGGTGCTCCAGAAACCTTATAACTAAGGTGATAATCCTTATCTTCTGTTTCTAAGAACCAATATCCTTTTGGGGTACCATCATACATCATCGCAAATGGAACTCCATGAATATCGTGCGCTCCTTGCCACCAAGCACCACAAACCGCTCCTCCTACTAACTGATGAACTGCTGGTTTCTGATTTCTTTGAAAGTAGCTATGGTATTGTGTATGTGTATGCCCCGCAGCAATCAATACTTTGTCAAAAGGATTCATTAATGATATGAATTCTTCCTTATTACTTGTATACTCCAAAGGGATATGCGTAAAAACTTTTATCGAGTTATACTTGGTTGCAAACTTCTTAGTAATGTGAGACACAAATGTTAATTGATCTTCATCAAACTTACCTATATACTCACGATTATTTATTGGGAAATTGTTGTTGAGCACCAAAAACAGGTTGTTTCCGTATTCAAAAGCATAGTACGAAGGTCCAAACGAAGCTTCGTAAGTTTTGTCTCTATTAGAAAGTTCTTGTTCTCCAAAGTTTAAATCGTGATTCCCTATTACATAAAACACAGGTACTCCAATCAACCCTAATGATTCTGATAGAGGTTTAAATATGTTAAGATTATCAAACGAAAGATCTCCTAATGGAATTATTAAGTCTGGTTTGTTTTTTACTAATTCTTCTGTTACTAACTTATTAACATGATGAATATCATCAATTACATCTGATTGAGGATCTCCTAACAACGCTATTTTCACCTTGTCTTTTTCCTTATTAATATATAACGGAAAATCAAATGATTTTTTATTGGTTAACTCTTGAAATAGATAGTAAAACTTCAAATTATTTTGTGGGGTACGTGGTGAAACGTACCCCTTTGGTTTGATAATAAATAGTGGATTATTCTCTAAAGTCTTTATTTTATAAATCCCTTTAGTATTTGTTGCTACAACATCTTTTCCATTGCTTACAAGTATACCTTTAAGGACTTTATCTCCTTTGTCATAAATTCCATTTTTATTCTTATCATGATAAACTCTTCCTGAAATTTTAGGCAATTGCCCTAAAGCTACTTGTACTATAAGTACTAATAAACCGAAAAGAAATCTTGATCTACTCATTAGTTTTTACCTTTAAGATTTCTAGAACCTTCCCTAAAAGATCGCTATTTTCATAAACTCCTTGTAATTTATCTGATTGTGGACCGTATGCAAACAAAGGCACCATTGCTCCTGTATGATCGTGAGTAGTAAAGTCTCCTTCAATCATATGGTTTTCTACATTTCCTTGTGGAATAGAAAACCCTGAAGTTTCATGATCTGCTGTAACAATTACTAAGGTATTTTTATTAGCATCTGCAAATTTTATCGCTTCAGTTACCGCCTTGTCAAAATCAATTCCTTCTGCTATAATTCCATGGGTATCGTTAAAATGTCCATAACTATCTATTTGAGCTCCTTCTACCATTAATAAAAATGATTCTTTTTTCGACTTTAAAAAAGACAAACTACGTTGAGTTGCTTTTGCTAAAAAATTACCTCTTCCTTGCTTGATTCCTGGCATACCTCCTTCTGCTGTAAAAACTCCTACTTTTTCTTCATCATTAGCAATTTCTTCAATAGTATTTTTAATACTGAAGGGCATCGTTTGTTTATTTAAGAAGTGTTTTGCTCCACCACCTATAAACAATGAAATCTCACTTTTTTCAAGATCTCTTGCTATTTGTTGCATATGTGATCTATCTTTTTGATGTGCGTAAAAAGCCGATGGAGTTGCTCCTGTAATTTCATCAGTAGTAATTAAGCCAATATTATAATTGTGTTCTACTAATAACTCACTGATGTTTTTTACTGGTTTGCCATCTGGTCCTACACCAATTGCTCTATTGTATGTTTTAACTCCAGTTGCTATAGCAGTACCTCCTGCAGCAGAATCTGTTGTAAAATCGTCTGAAGATTGTGTTTTTAAAAACCCAACACTTCTTAATTGAGTTAATGTTAAATTTCCACCATTTGCTAAAGCTGCTGCTGAAATTTGAGATACTCCATTTCCATCACCAATTAATAAGATGATATTTTCTACTTTTTTGTTTTTTTGATCGTAGGCGAATGTAGGTTTGTAAACTTCTGATTTTTCTTTATTGAAGCTCACTCTTTTTGATAAGCTTTTTAGGTATTTAGTAGCTTCAAAAGGTTGATCGGTATTTATAAAATCAACTTTTAAATCTGTAAAAACTTTCCAAGCTGACTCTGAATCTGGTGCTCCCCAAAAACGAAAAGGCTTGTTTAAATTGTGTGCTGTTTCAATTACTTTTTTTACTCTTTTAAGATCATCTGCAACCATTCTTCCTTTTCCGTTCCATACAGAATAGTTTTTATAATCAACACTAATTAACCCAACCTTATTCCAAGCTTCTTGGTTTAAAATCTTAGTTAATTTTTGATGGTCGAATTGTATATAATCCGGATAGTCTACATAATCTTTGACCTGTGGTTTTCCACCTGAAATAACAAACTGTATATTTTCATTTTTAGTTAAATCAGGATACTTCTTTAATATTTTTACTAAATGATTTAACGTACTGTAAGGTTCTGACTTTACATCTATTAACAACTGTATTTTGTGTGTAAGTTGAAGATCATTCTTTAAAGCAGTTCTTAAAGGATCTAAATAAAGCGACTCTATAGTGTGTTTGCTGATAATCTCAGCTGTTTCGTGTGCTACAAATAGGGTATTATCTTTGAATATTACATCTATTTCTAAAGAATGAACTCCCGCTGCATAGGCTTTCCAAAAAGGAACAGATTGTTTATAATCGTTGTGAGAATGTACTTTATAAGTATAGTTTGAGGTTTGTGCTTGTATAGCTCCTACCCCTAATATTAGGTATAAAAATATCTTTTGAATAAATTTCATTTTATGCATTTATAAAAAAGATGCCGCCTCAACGACATCTTTTTGTTAAACTTAAATTAAACTAAAAAAATGACTAAAATTACCATCCTATGTTTTGCTTGATTCCTGAAGAGATAATTGCTTCATTAGGAATTGGCCATACATGCATATAACTAGGGTCAAAATTTCTTGCTTGCCACACTTGTTCAACAGTGTAGTCTGAATCTGGGTTTGATCTATCTGTATGAATTCTACCATATAAAGGTTTACTATATACTTCAGCAGCATCTCCCCAACGTACTAAATCGTAATGTCTGTTAGCAAACTCACCAGCAAACTCAACTCGTCTTTCGTGCTTTATATCTTCTAATGTAGCATTGGTAACTGGAGCTAATCCTGCTCTTTCTCTTACGCTGTTTAAATCAGCATCTCCGTTTCCTCCTTGTTGTATTAATGCTTCCGACTTCATTAACAATATTTCTGCATAACGCAGTATTGGAGTATTATATAGTGTTGTTGGTGAGTTACCGTTGGAATTTATATACGTTCCTACTGGATTTTCAAATGTATACTCATACATGTATTTGTTGAACTGAAACCCTGATAGTGAGTTTTCTGATTGGTATCTTTTTGTTTCTCCAAAAAATTCAAACTCGTCTCCAAATTTTAAGATGGTTACTTCTCTTCTTGCATCGTTAGGTTCAAATTCGTTATACAAGCTTTCTGTTGGTGTATAATATCCCCAACCGTTATATTGCCCCCAGCCTTTATTTTCTAACATTACACCTGGTAAAATACTTCCGCCTTCAACACCTGAATTAGCAGACCAAATATATTCACTCGTCCAGTTATTAAGATGACTGTGTAACAACCTGAAATCTTTTTTTGGATTATCTGTATCAATAAGTGCTCTACCTGACCCTGAATTTGTTACTGCATCACAATAAGTTACCACATTAGCATATTTAGAACTGTCGTATTGTGCCCAATACAAATAGGTTTTTGCAATATATGCTAAGGCTGCATCTTTATGTGCGCGTCCGTAATCACCTTCTCCCATTTCAGTAAAAAGAGGTAATAAATCTGCTGCTCTTTTTAAGTCTTTAACAATAAATTCATAATTTTCTATGACGCTTTGTGGTCGTTTATAACTTCCTGCTTCATTGTTCATATTATCTTCGGTAACAATAGGGATACCTCCATTTTTATCATTATCTCCATAGGTATGTGCTAACCAGAAATAATGAAACCCCCTCATAAAGTAAGCTTCGCCTAACAAACGATTTTTAGTTGACTGACTAATATTCATTTGCGGAACATTTAAAATAATATCGTTCGCTCTCCTTATTATCTTATAACTTTGAGGATACATCCAAGAGGTATATCCTTCATCTCCAGTTATATTAAAATTTTTCACATTATCTGCTGTAGCATTTAGTCGCCCTGTTACCATATCATCTGATGCATTAATGTACCAAAAGAATCCTCTTCCAAACATATCATCATCTTTCATATAATAATATAAACTGTTTACTGCTTCCAAAGCATCTTGTTCTGTTTTCCAAAAGTTTTCATATGAAGTACTTCCTAATGGATCTAGATTTGTAAAGTCATCTGAACAGGAAACAAATCCTACTTGAATACTTACGATGTATGCAATTAGTTTTATATATGTATTTTTCATCTTCTTATTTTTTATTTTGTTATAATGACAATGATATTCCTGCTGAGATAGTTCTTGCTGAAGGATATCTTCCAACATCTAATCCCTTACCTCCTACTTCAGGATCCATTCCACTATAATTTGTGATTGTAAACAGGTTCTCTCCTGAAACATAGATTCTTAATGATGATTGACTTAATACAGAACTCATTTTACTTGTTGGTACTGTATAACCTAGTGTTACGTTTTTAAGTCGTAAGTAGGAAGCGTCTTCTAAGTACCAGCTTGAAGTGGTTCCGTACGTTTGATTATTATCTTGTGTAGACAACCTCGGAATGTTTGTATTTGTATTTTCAGGAGTCCAAGCG
Encoded proteins:
- a CDS encoding DUF6979 family protein translates to MEKDYNKYGSAAKQAAEIGENPVDSWEQAVSTYFTSESSKQKGCPRNAFLGLCEVGLIKGIKDGVYLKSKRENLNKKYAITAVEILNEIPSFTQKELWDKVREKLALGEKKHNSQMDVVLALWQNNLIKKNTF
- a CDS encoding PD-(D/E)XK nuclease family protein → MFDNLFKLYRNNTGKKTPLEDFTTESLANIFILYPNIANDFCINFLKLPKDNYKVSTQYYQHISTKASNCIIDLVFLSKNHVCFVENKVESLEGKNQLKRYTIALQENHLKKKKYLRYCTKYADPKTINQDYVDFSQYRWYELAHFLSRYEENLLIKTYLDFLYNNNMSQDNTIKSEQLLTIEHLRKTIEIIEFHIDNSKSNFSKFFGAASNINKNTNWNQIKSQNRICFYQENVLVSKTNQYSEVLYAIEFDELKMVTQIYVDKKHEQYPNIVNEIVEGVFIKSFFEYGVALRLEENLANYLNNTDGDKLIQEWYYNSFNKLKQWIKNTSNLQWHDYIKN
- a CDS encoding GIY-YIG nuclease family protein gives rise to the protein MTNRPQTIQIFLPDGSPTSIREAEITSRLVKAILFPRNKIQEVSQREMVRYTGVYFLFGPSEDGTKPIVYIGEGEDCFTRIQSHNREKDFWTHCVIVVSKTNDYNKADSKFLEHYCIKKAEEVGRYKLYNGTGSNKLSISESREHDLLDNFETAKILLATLGYPIFEEKRKATTQKELFYCKGKDASAIGELTDDGFLVYKGSKSNLKETKSIGSWVSRIRKQLIEDSILKEENGLYIFQSDYVFNSPSAAAAIVLARAANGWTEWKDKTGKTLDELKRK
- a CDS encoding calcineurin-like phosphoesterase C-terminal domain-containing protein is translated as MSRSRFLFGLLVLIVQVALGQLPKISGRVYHDKNKNGIYDKGDKVLKGILVSNGKDVVATNTKGIYKIKTLENNPLFIIKPKGYVSPRTPQNNLKFYYLFQELTNKKSFDFPLYINKEKDKVKIALLGDPQSDVIDDIHHVNKLVTEELVKNKPDLIIPLGDLSFDNLNIFKPLSESLGLIGVPVFYVIGNHDLNFGEQELSNRDKTYEASFGPSYYAFEYGNNLFLVLNNNFPINNREYIGKFDEDQLTFVSHITKKFATKYNSIKVFTHIPLEYTSNKEEFISLMNPFDKVLIAAGHTHTQYHSYFQRNQKPAVHQLVGGAVCGAWWQGAHDIHGVPFAMMYDGTPKGYWFLETEDKDYHLSYKVSGAPIEKQMHIWVPENKEWDTEMNILNEPYVYANVFAGGESTKVELSFDGTTWQSMEYYQGVAPELKRFYLLQELERYKGQKLSKMPKPTTKSKHLWRLKISENLSKGMHLIRVRVKDDLLKLQAEDVRVFYKQ
- a CDS encoding alkaline phosphatase, with protein sequence MKFIQKIFLYLILGVGAIQAQTSNYTYKVHSHNDYKQSVPFWKAYAAGVHSLEIDVIFKDNTLFVAHETAEIISKHTIESLYLDPLRTALKNDLQLTHKIQLLIDVKSEPYSTLNHLVKILKKYPDLTKNENIQFVISGGKPQVKDYVDYPDYIQFDHQKLTKILNQEAWNKVGLISVDYKNYSVWNGKGRMVADDLKRVKKVIETAHNLNKPFRFWGAPDSESAWKVFTDLKVDFINTDQPFEATKYLKSLSKRVSFNKEKSEVYKPTFAYDQKNKKVENIILLIGDGNGVSQISAAALANGGNLTLTQLRSVGFLKTQSSDDFTTDSAAGGTAIATGVKTYNRAIGVGPDGKPVKNISELLVEHNYNIGLITTDEITGATPSAFYAHQKDRSHMQQIARDLEKSEISLFIGGGAKHFLNKQTMPFSIKNTIEEIANDEEKVGVFTAEGGMPGIKQGRGNFLAKATQRSLSFLKSKKESFLLMVEGAQIDSYGHFNDTHGIIAEGIDFDKAVTEAIKFADANKNTLVIVTADHETSGFSIPQGNVENHMIEGDFTTHDHTGAMVPLFAYGPQSDKLQGVYENSDLLGKVLEILKVKTNE
- a CDS encoding RagB/SusD family nutrient uptake outer membrane protein, with translation MKNTYIKLIAYIVSIQVGFVSCSDDFTNLDPLGSTSYENFWKTEQDALEAVNSLYYYMKDDDMFGRGFFWYINASDDMVTGRLNATADNVKNFNITGDEGYTSWMYPQSYKIIRRANDIILNVPQMNISQSTKNRLLGEAYFMRGFHYFWLAHTYGDNDKNGGIPIVTEDNMNNEAGSYKRPQSVIENYEFIVKDLKRAADLLPLFTEMGEGDYGRAHKDAALAYIAKTYLYWAQYDSSKYANVVTYCDAVTNSGSGRALIDTDNPKKDFRLLHSHLNNWTSEYIWSANSGVEGGSILPGVMLENKGWGQYNGWGYYTPTESLYNEFEPNDARREVTILKFGDEFEFFGETKRYQSENSLSGFQFNKYMYEYTFENPVGTYINSNGNSPTTLYNTPILRYAEILLMKSEALIQQGGNGDADLNSVRERAGLAPVTNATLEDIKHERRVEFAGEFANRHYDLVRWGDAAEVYSKPLYGRIHTDRSNPDSDYTVEQVWQARNFDPSYMHVWPIPNEAIISSGIKQNIGW